GCACACCGACCCGTACGCCGCGGTCTTCCTCGACGAGCGCGCCGACGAGCGACAACGCGGTGCGCTGGGAGCGATCTTCGGCGGTGAGGCGGGCGGATGGCCGGCGCAGTTCGGGGCGATGCTGCACCCCGAGATGCGCGGCATGGACGTCGCCCCCATCCACGTGGAGATCGACGAGGACCTCGCCGCCTGGCGGGCGGAGATTCCCGGCCGGGTCACGGCCGCCGCCGAGGCGCTCACCGGCCCGACGACTCCGGACGGCGCGCGTGTCCAGGTCCACAACGCCCCGGGCGCCGAGGTCGGCCCCGGCCAGGTCGCCACCTGGGGACGGGCCACTGCCGACCACGCCGACGCCTTCGGCTTCTCCTGGGAGCGCTCGGGGAAGTCGAGCAAGCACTTCAGGTTCGACTGGAGCGGTCCTGAGTGAGGCGGAGCCGTCGCGCGTCCCCGGCCACCGCGGCCGGTCACGGTCGGTCCTTGCGGGACCTGCCGCCGTAGCGGGACCTGCCGTCGTGGGGGCCGGCGGCTCGCGGAGCCGGGTGCGTCACATGCCGTCCATCGAGGGCGTCGACGCCTGCAGCCCGGGCAGCAGCCAGTCCTGGAACGGCGCGAGCACGGCGAGGACGAGGAACGCGACGCCCACGACGCGGCCGAGCAGCGCGCCACGGGACCACAGCTTCTCCACGAAGATCACCACGGCCAGCAGGGCCATCGCCGCCACGTTCATCACGCCGAGCGGGATCAGGACGACCATCAGTCCCGCGCAGCAGCCGACGCAGTAGGCGCCGTGGTGGCAGCCGACGCGGAGATCGCGGGCCGGCTGCCGGAATCCCGCGTAGCGCACGAGGTGAGCCATGGGGTCGCGGCAGTGGCGCAGACAGACGTTCTTGAGGGGGCCGAGCTGATACAGGCCCGCCAGCAGGAAGGCGACCGCGCCGATCCAGCGTCCCGCGGTCGGATGGTCGTCCACGAGGCCGCCGGTGAAGGCCAGGGCCGCGTAGGCGAGCAGGCCGAATGCGGTCCACACCAGCAGATAGCCGCAGACGAACTCGGCGGTGCGCCCGGTCCGCGTCCAGCCGGAGGACTGCCGGCCGATGCCACGCACCCAGGTGAGGGCCACCGGCGCCATGGACGGCAGCATCATGGCCGCCGTCATCGTCACCCACAGCAGCAGGAACAGCGGCAGCGCCATCCCCATCGTGCCGGCCTCGACCCCCATGTCCCGCGCCTGCGCGATCGTGAGCGCCCAGGCGGGCACCGCGATCAGGACGACCAGGAGCCAGGCGACGGCGAGATCCCGCGCCGGCAACAGCCCGCCGCCCGCGCCGGTCGGCGCGGGCGACCGGGCGGGTGCGAGGGCGGAACTCCGGATGTGACGCATCGGCGTGTACTCCTGCGGATATGTCCAGGACAGCACGCATCACCCCGCGACGCGACCTCGCACGGCGGGGTCCAGGGCCGCGCCCTCGCGGGTGACGCCGTGGGGCTCGCCGGTGACGCCGACTCCGCCGCCGGGCCGGGTGGAGTCCGTCTCCGCGGGGTCGGCCTCGCCCCGCGGGGGGCGTGGGCGGGAGGATGGGCGGCATGCGTATCC
The window above is part of the Streptomyces sp. NBC_00425 genome. Proteins encoded here:
- a CDS encoding DUF2182 domain-containing protein produces the protein MRHIRSSALAPARSPAPTGAGGGLLPARDLAVAWLLVVLIAVPAWALTIAQARDMGVEAGTMGMALPLFLLLWVTMTAAMMLPSMAPVALTWVRGIGRQSSGWTRTGRTAEFVCGYLLVWTAFGLLAYAALAFTGGLVDDHPTAGRWIGAVAFLLAGLYQLGPLKNVCLRHCRDPMAHLVRYAGFRQPARDLRVGCHHGAYCVGCCAGLMVVLIPLGVMNVAAMALLAVVIFVEKLWSRGALLGRVVGVAFLVLAVLAPFQDWLLPGLQASTPSMDGM
- a CDS encoding DUF1326 domain-containing protein; amino-acid sequence: MTEQVTTGTRWRLAGDWFDVCKCAIPCPCTFAQPPTYGDCEGVLVWHIREGSFGDVPLDGLNVLMLGSFVGNPWAGTHTDPYAAVFLDERADERQRGALGAIFGGEAGGWPAQFGAMLHPEMRGMDVAPIHVEIDEDLAAWRAEIPGRVTAAAEALTGPTTPDGARVQVHNAPGAEVGPGQVATWGRATADHADAFGFSWERSGKSSKHFRFDWSGPE